In the genome of Pseudomonas protegens, one region contains:
- a CDS encoding isochorismate synthase, with amino-acid sequence MNESCLSGLTRALQQGEARARREGRAVLVVFSLAAERLQPLRLFAANRQMFGQSLFWSSDQGALALAGFGCTEEISPPSAERFGASTRAWRQLLERAHQVGPRQAYLCGGFSFDPQVPRSAQWQSFASTSLVLPRLLLLSEGEQQHWLFSLWVEPGADVVQCAAALEAEWSLLQARYHHAPAAQLPAGIEAEADPEAAERWQDCVARAIGRIQGGELRKVVLAREVCLQASRSIPCGPLLENLGAAYPQAFLFAFSRGDSCFLGATPERLVRVARGTLSTVALAGTCARGLHEQQDAELGQALLDSAKDRHEHALVVQTLRESLQPYCAMLEIAPQPQLHRLAHVQHLLTPVLGRLRPQVELLQVVDALHPTPAVGGLPRGEALGYIREHEQLDRGWYAAPVGWLNAEGDGEFAVALRSALIRGNRAHLFAGCGIVGESDPASEYQETCLKLRTIGEALRPPAASPSVAASGGQSAL; translated from the coding sequence CGGTGCTGGTGGTGTTCAGTCTGGCCGCTGAGCGCTTGCAGCCGCTGCGGCTGTTCGCCGCCAACCGCCAGATGTTCGGCCAGAGCCTGTTCTGGTCCAGCGACCAGGGGGCGCTGGCCCTGGCGGGTTTTGGCTGCACCGAGGAAATCAGCCCGCCGTCGGCGGAACGCTTCGGCGCCAGCACCCGGGCCTGGCGCCAGTTGCTGGAGCGAGCCCATCAAGTGGGGCCGCGCCAGGCGTACCTGTGTGGTGGATTTTCCTTTGACCCCCAGGTGCCGCGCAGTGCCCAGTGGCAGTCGTTTGCCAGCACCTCCCTGGTGCTGCCGCGCCTGCTGCTGCTGAGCGAAGGCGAGCAGCAGCACTGGCTGTTCAGCCTGTGGGTCGAGCCCGGCGCCGACGTGGTCCAGTGCGCCGCGGCCCTGGAAGCGGAGTGGAGCTTGTTGCAGGCGCGCTATCACCACGCCCCGGCGGCGCAACTGCCCGCCGGGATCGAGGCCGAGGCCGACCCCGAGGCCGCCGAACGCTGGCAGGACTGCGTGGCCCGGGCGATTGGGCGAATCCAGGGCGGCGAACTGCGCAAAGTGGTGCTGGCCCGGGAAGTCTGCCTGCAGGCGAGCCGCAGCATTCCCTGCGGCCCCTTGCTGGAAAACCTCGGCGCGGCCTATCCCCAGGCCTTCCTGTTCGCCTTCAGCCGTGGCGACAGCTGCTTTTTGGGCGCCACCCCCGAGCGGCTGGTGCGGGTGGCCCGGGGCACCTTGAGCACCGTGGCCCTGGCCGGCACCTGCGCCCGCGGCCTGCATGAACAGCAGGACGCCGAACTGGGCCAGGCCCTGCTGGACAGCGCCAAGGATCGCCACGAACACGCCCTGGTGGTGCAGACCCTGCGTGAGTCCCTGCAACCCTACTGCGCCATGCTGGAGATTGCGCCGCAGCCGCAGCTGCATCGCCTGGCTCACGTCCAGCACCTGCTGACCCCGGTGCTGGGGCGCCTGCGGCCCCAGGTCGAGCTGTTGCAAGTGGTGGATGCCCTGCACCCGACCCCGGCGGTGGGCGGCCTGCCCCGGGGTGAGGCGCTGGGTTACATCCGCGAGCACGAGCAACTGGACCGTGGCTGGTACGCCGCGCCAGTGGGCTGGCTGAACGCCGAGGGCGATGGCGAGTTTGCCGTGGCCCTGCGCTCGGCCCTGATTCGCGGCAACCGCGCGCACCTGTTCGCCGGCTGCGGCATCGTCGGCGAGTCGGACCCTGCGAGCGAATACCAGGAAACCTGCCTGAAGCTGCGCACCATCGGCGAGGCGTTGCGCCCGCCAGCGGCCTCGCCGAGCGTGGCCGCGAGCGGCGGACAGAGCGCCTTGTAG
- a CDS encoding Imm30 family immunity protein, with translation MKSDALTDTLLKLENAFNDSGEGAVRRIDACIAEVAQLADPASIGPLLSLLDDEAEYDVVMYSLIHAAEHFADPVYVPALLAALPGLLEHSPRWAQVLFTRVLNSEPARLEMVRALREAAAAVKAAALELANSINQQSPEFLAKTMVILVAAQPAA, from the coding sequence ATGAAATCCGACGCGTTGACTGACACCTTGCTCAAGCTCGAAAACGCGTTCAACGACTCGGGCGAGGGCGCTGTGCGGCGCATCGACGCCTGTATCGCCGAGGTGGCCCAGTTGGCCGATCCGGCCAGCATAGGCCCGCTGTTGTCATTGCTGGACGACGAGGCCGAATACGACGTTGTGATGTATTCGCTGATCCACGCCGCTGAGCATTTCGCTGATCCGGTGTACGTGCCGGCGTTGCTGGCAGCGCTTCCCGGCTTGCTGGAACACAGCCCGAGGTGGGCGCAGGTCCTCTTCACCCGGGTGCTCAACAGTGAGCCCGCGCGGCTGGAGATGGTCCGTGCCTTGCGCGAGGCCGCAGCGGCGGTCAAGGCTGCGGCGCTGGAGTTGGCCAATTCGATCAATCAGCAGTCTCCGGAATTCCTGGCCAAGACGATGGTCATCCTGGTGGCGGCTCAGCCGGCTGCATGA
- a CDS encoding alpha/beta hydrolase, which translates to MSPTLLQRLRRRWFSLLCLVALLVGLPVSCAVLEHQERQLVFRIEPGTAGWYRGLPSTVQELELTPQSFKAGQNIHAWWWPATRADAPAILYLHGVRWNLTGQLFRIEQLHALGYSVLAIDYRGFGQSHGDLPSESSVYQDARIAWERLKLLQPDASKRLIYGHSLGGAVAIDLAAELGRTAAAEKTPIAARGLIVESTFTTLADAAQAVTKTSLPVRWVLSQKFDSVDKIRDIGMPLLVVHGLKDDCVPPRLSQELFKVALEPKKLLLVPGGTHNNSMSLAGKDYAQAIHALLRAKPASTIAGPTASAVPTG; encoded by the coding sequence ATGTCCCCAACCCTGCTCCAGCGCCTGCGCCGTCGCTGGTTTTCCCTGCTGTGCCTGGTCGCGCTGCTGGTCGGCCTGCCCGTAAGCTGCGCGGTGCTCGAACACCAGGAGCGCCAGCTGGTGTTTCGCATCGAGCCCGGCACCGCCGGCTGGTATCGCGGCCTGCCGAGCACGGTGCAGGAGCTGGAACTGACGCCGCAAAGCTTCAAGGCCGGGCAGAACATCCACGCCTGGTGGTGGCCGGCCACGCGCGCCGACGCCCCGGCGATCCTCTACCTGCATGGGGTGCGCTGGAATCTCACCGGCCAGCTGTTTCGCATCGAGCAACTGCACGCCCTGGGCTACTCGGTGCTGGCCATCGACTACCGCGGCTTCGGCCAGAGCCACGGCGACCTGCCCTCGGAAAGCAGCGTGTACCAGGACGCGCGCATCGCCTGGGAACGGCTCAAGCTGCTGCAGCCCGACGCCAGCAAGCGCCTGATCTACGGCCATTCCCTGGGCGGCGCCGTGGCCATCGACCTGGCCGCCGAACTGGGGCGCACGGCCGCCGCCGAGAAAACCCCGATTGCCGCCCGCGGGCTGATCGTCGAATCCACCTTCACCACCCTGGCCGATGCCGCCCAGGCCGTGACCAAGACCTCGCTGCCGGTGCGCTGGGTGCTGTCGCAGAAGTTCGACTCCGTCGACAAGATCCGCGACATCGGCATGCCACTGCTGGTGGTACACGGCCTGAAAGACGACTGCGTACCGCCGCGCCTGAGCCAGGAACTGTTCAAGGTTGCGCTGGAGCCGAAAAAGCTGCTGCTGGTGCCCGGCGGCACCCACAACAACAGCATGAGCCTGGCGGGCAAGGACTACGCCCAGGCCATCCACGCCCTGCTGCGGGCCAAGCCGGCCTCCACCATCGCCGGCCCGACGGCCAGCGCCGTTCCTACCGGCTGA
- a CDS encoding bifunctional helix-turn-helix transcriptional regulator/GNAT family N-acetyltransferase produces MPVESPELIQQVRQASRHMVRELGFMQSTLAATDYPPSAVHALLEIGQGNALTAGDLVTLLGLEKSSVSRLVRKLVDAGEISEQADARDARSKRLQLTAQGRQTLSGIDRFAQAQVAAALAHLSADQQRRASTGIADYARALRAVRLGEAPEPPECWSIARGYRPGVIGRITEMHARYYADLAGFGQPFESLVARDMAELMGRLHNPRNEVWVALRGTQIVGSIAIDGEGEGDEAILRCFILDDAARGQGLGRRLLVEALAFCDQWGFAATRLLTFKGLDAARALYEEQGFVLVQEQVGEQWGAAVTEQCFVRARLTERDTIR; encoded by the coding sequence ATGCCTGTCGAATCCCCCGAACTCATCCAGCAAGTGCGCCAGGCCTCGCGGCACATGGTCCGTGAGCTGGGCTTTATGCAAAGCACCCTGGCCGCCACCGACTACCCACCCTCGGCGGTGCATGCACTGCTGGAAATCGGCCAGGGCAATGCCTTGACCGCCGGCGATCTGGTGACCCTGCTGGGCCTGGAGAAATCCAGCGTCAGCCGGCTGGTGCGCAAGCTGGTGGATGCGGGGGAGATCAGCGAACAGGCCGATGCCCGGGATGCCCGCTCGAAGCGCCTGCAACTCACCGCCCAGGGGCGTCAGACCCTGAGCGGTATCGACCGTTTCGCCCAGGCCCAGGTAGCCGCGGCCCTGGCGCACCTGAGCGCGGACCAGCAGCGTCGTGCCTCGACGGGCATCGCCGACTACGCCCGGGCCTTGCGTGCGGTGCGCCTGGGCGAGGCGCCCGAGCCGCCGGAGTGCTGGTCTATCGCCCGCGGCTACCGGCCCGGGGTGATTGGCCGCATCACCGAAATGCACGCCCGTTACTACGCGGATCTGGCGGGTTTCGGCCAGCCCTTCGAGAGCCTGGTGGCGCGGGACATGGCCGAGTTGATGGGACGTTTGCACAACCCGCGCAACGAGGTCTGGGTGGCGTTGCGCGGGACGCAGATCGTCGGCTCGATTGCCATCGACGGTGAAGGCGAGGGCGACGAGGCGATCCTGCGTTGCTTCATCCTCGACGATGCCGCGCGCGGCCAGGGGCTGGGCCGGCGGCTGCTGGTCGAGGCCCTGGCGTTCTGCGACCAGTGGGGCTTTGCCGCCACCCGCTTGTTGACCTTCAAGGGCCTGGACGCGGCGCGGGCATTGTATGAAGAGCAGGGGTTTGTGCTGGTGCAGGAGCAGGTGGGCGAGCAGTGGGGCGCGGCGGTGACCGAGCAGTGTTTTGTGCGAGCCAGGCTGACGGAACGCGACACAATCCGCTGA
- a CDS encoding zinc-dependent alcohol dehydrogenase family protein, translating into MQAIKLSLPASLDNLKTVELADPGQPGAGQIRVRLHACSLNFHDYAVVTGALPTADGRIPMADGAGVVEAVGEGVSEFKVGDAVVSCFFPHWHDGGPAIADFSTTPGDGVDGYAREVVIQPSHWFTHAPKGYSHAEAATLTTAGLTAWRALVVDGALKAGETVLVLGTGGVSIFALQLAKAMGATVIATSSSDAKLARVRELGADHTINYRTQPEWGNEVLKLTGGRGVDHVVEVGGPGTLPQSITACRIGGHIALIGVLTGWAGPVPTAALMAKQQRLQGLIVGSRQQQIDMVRGLEATGIKPIIDSTFPLAEIAKAFAHEASGAHLGKICLTF; encoded by the coding sequence ATGCAAGCCATCAAGCTCAGCCTGCCGGCATCCCTGGACAACCTTAAAACCGTCGAGCTGGCCGATCCCGGGCAACCCGGCGCCGGGCAGATCCGCGTGCGTCTGCATGCCTGCTCGCTGAATTTCCATGACTACGCCGTGGTCACCGGCGCGCTGCCCACCGCCGATGGGCGGATTCCCATGGCCGACGGCGCCGGGGTGGTGGAGGCCGTGGGCGAGGGCGTCAGCGAGTTCAAGGTCGGCGATGCGGTGGTGTCGTGCTTCTTCCCCCATTGGCACGATGGCGGCCCGGCGATTGCCGATTTCAGCACCACCCCGGGTGATGGCGTCGACGGTTACGCCCGTGAAGTGGTGATCCAGCCCAGCCACTGGTTCACCCACGCGCCCAAGGGCTACAGCCATGCCGAAGCCGCGACCCTGACCACCGCCGGCCTCACCGCCTGGCGCGCGCTGGTGGTGGATGGCGCGCTCAAGGCCGGGGAAACCGTGCTGGTGCTGGGCACCGGCGGGGTGTCGATCTTCGCCCTGCAACTGGCCAAGGCCATGGGTGCCACGGTGATTGCCACCTCATCCTCGGACGCCAAGCTGGCCAGGGTGCGCGAACTGGGGGCCGACCACACCATCAACTACCGCACCCAGCCTGAATGGGGCAACGAGGTGCTCAAGCTGACCGGCGGCCGCGGTGTCGATCACGTGGTGGAAGTCGGCGGCCCGGGCACCTTGCCGCAGTCGATCACCGCTTGCCGCATCGGCGGGCATATCGCCCTGATCGGCGTGCTCACCGGCTGGGCCGGCCCGGTGCCGACGGCGGCGCTGATGGCCAAGCAACAGCGCCTGCAGGGCCTGATCGTCGGCAGTCGCCAGCAGCAGATCGACATGGTCCGAGGCCTGGAAGCCACCGGCATCAAGCCGATCATCGACAGCACCTTCCCCCTGGCCGAGATCGCCAAGGCCTTCGCCCATGAAGCCTCGGGCGCGCACCTGGGGAAAATCTGCCTGACGTTCTAA
- the mhpT gene encoding 3-(3-hydroxy-phenyl)propionate transporter MhpT has translation MDSPSRRSTLTIALCFIVALIEGFDLQAAGTAAAGLRQSFALDPKMMGWVFSAGIIGLLPGAFFGGWVADRIGRKKILVGAVLLFGLFSLCTAYVESYSSLLLVRFMTGLGLGVALPNLIALCAEAVSEQRRGTAISIMYCGVPLGGALAAVVAMFSSEHWQTTFIIGGLAPLLVVPLMAALLPESSAFRQHTASADTRRASTAQALFGAGRARTTLALWLSYFFTLTVMYMLLNWLPSLLLEQGFSKPQAGLVQMLFNIGGALGSLLGGLLLDRCNGLKVVLFVYAGLLAALAGVGLSVGIVPMAMAGFAAGLFVMAAQLVLYALAPPAYPTAVRATGVGAAVAIGRLGSVAGPLAAGQILAAGAGTAGVLLATSPGLVIAALSILTVIARANATPELKPAH, from the coding sequence ATGGACAGTCCATCGCGTCGTTCGACGCTGACCATCGCTTTGTGCTTTATCGTTGCGTTGATCGAGGGGTTCGATCTGCAGGCGGCCGGCACCGCCGCCGCCGGGTTGCGCCAGAGTTTTGCCCTGGACCCGAAGATGATGGGCTGGGTGTTCAGCGCCGGGATCATCGGCCTGCTGCCCGGGGCGTTCTTCGGCGGCTGGGTCGCCGACCGTATCGGGCGCAAGAAGATCCTGGTCGGCGCGGTGCTGCTGTTCGGCCTGTTCTCGCTGTGCACAGCCTATGTGGAAAGCTATTCGAGCCTGTTGCTGGTGCGCTTCATGACCGGCCTGGGCCTGGGCGTGGCGCTGCCCAACCTGATCGCCCTGTGCGCCGAAGCGGTGAGCGAGCAGCGTCGGGGCACGGCCATCAGCATCATGTATTGCGGCGTGCCCCTGGGCGGCGCGCTGGCGGCGGTGGTGGCGATGTTCTCCAGTGAACATTGGCAGACCACCTTCATCATCGGCGGCCTGGCGCCGCTGCTGGTGGTGCCACTGATGGCCGCTCTGCTGCCCGAATCCAGTGCCTTTCGCCAACACACCGCCAGCGCCGACACCCGCCGCGCCTCCACAGCCCAGGCGCTGTTCGGCGCAGGTCGCGCGCGCACCACACTGGCCCTGTGGCTGAGCTATTTCTTCACCCTGACGGTGATGTACATGCTGCTCAACTGGCTGCCCTCGCTGCTGCTCGAACAAGGCTTCAGCAAACCCCAGGCGGGCCTGGTGCAGATGCTGTTCAACATCGGCGGCGCCCTCGGCTCACTGCTCGGCGGGCTGCTGCTGGACCGCTGCAACGGGCTCAAGGTGGTGCTGTTCGTCTACGCCGGGCTGCTCGCGGCGCTGGCCGGGGTCGGACTGTCGGTGGGCATCGTGCCCATGGCCATGGCCGGGTTTGCCGCCGGATTGTTCGTGATGGCCGCGCAATTGGTGCTCTACGCCCTGGCGCCACCCGCCTACCCGACCGCGGTGCGTGCCACCGGCGTCGGCGCCGCCGTGGCCATCGGCCGCCTGGGCTCGGTGGCCGGGCCGCTGGCCGCCGGGCAGATCCTTGCCGCCGGCGCCGGCACTGCCGGCGTGCTGCTGGCCACCTCGCCAGGGCTGGTCATCGCCGCGCTGTCGATCCTGACTGTCATCGCCCGGGCCAACGCCACGCCCGAACTCAAGCCGGCGCATTGA
- a CDS encoding OprD family porin translates to MPNLPTNAVAAASASCVPSLHRRLTLAVLGLSLLPGPLWAAGFIDDSHGTLTLRNYYLDRDYQDGGAKTAAREWAQGFIMNMESGFTEGRVGFGLFDVRGLLGVKLDSSPDRSGTELLPVSASDKRAADEYSRLAPTAKLRFARTTVKTGDVSIFLPFAFASPSRLLPQTFRGTTLSSTDIDGLTLNTGYIDRINKRDSTDYQAMTIASPNRRFNATASTSHLAYLGGDYQVNKALSLRAYHAEVADLYQQDTLALLHNLPLGDGVLSSDLRSFFSREDGSAKAGRVDNRNLSALFGYKFGGHRVSLGYMHSSGDTATPYISGTELMGMSELTMSSDFLNAKERTWQAIYDYDFAAAGVPGLKSRLRYVRGDHIELAAFNASERKEREFQMELGYVLQSGPLKNLGLVARKSIYRNDFPAGAAFRDENQTRFLVLYTLPIW, encoded by the coding sequence ATGCCAAATCTCCCAACCAACGCCGTTGCGGCGGCGTCAGCTTCCTGTGTGCCCAGTCTGCATCGGCGGCTGACCCTGGCCGTGCTGGGCTTGAGCCTGTTGCCCGGCCCACTCTGGGCGGCGGGTTTTATCGACGACAGCCACGGCACCCTGACCCTGCGCAATTACTACCTGGATCGCGACTACCAGGACGGTGGGGCCAAGACCGCCGCGCGGGAGTGGGCCCAGGGTTTCATCATGAACATGGAGTCGGGGTTCACCGAGGGGCGCGTCGGTTTCGGTCTGTTTGATGTGCGCGGGCTGCTGGGGGTCAAGCTCGATTCCTCGCCGGACCGCAGCGGCACCGAACTGCTGCCGGTGTCGGCCAGCGACAAGCGCGCCGCGGACGAATACTCGCGGCTGGCGCCCACCGCCAAACTGCGCTTTGCCCGGACCACGGTGAAGACCGGCGATGTCTCGATCTTCCTGCCGTTCGCCTTTGCCAGTCCGTCGCGCCTGCTGCCGCAGACCTTTCGCGGCACCACCCTGAGCTCCACGGACATCGACGGCCTGACCCTCAACACCGGCTACATCGACCGCATCAACAAGCGCGACTCCACCGACTACCAGGCCATGACCATTGCCTCGCCCAACCGGCGCTTCAATGCCACGGCCAGCACCTCGCACCTGGCGTACCTGGGCGGCGACTACCAGGTCAACAAGGCGCTCAGCCTGCGTGCCTATCACGCCGAGGTGGCCGACCTCTACCAGCAGGACACCCTGGCCCTGCTGCACAACCTGCCCCTGGGCGATGGCGTGCTGAGCAGCGACCTGCGCAGTTTTTTCAGCCGGGAAGACGGCAGTGCCAAGGCCGGTCGGGTCGACAACCGCAACCTCTCGGCGCTGTTTGGCTACAAGTTCGGCGGGCACCGGGTGAGCCTGGGTTACATGCACTCCAGTGGCGACACGGCCACGCCCTACATCTCCGGCACCGAGTTGATGGGCATGAGCGAGCTGACCATGAGTTCGGACTTTCTCAATGCCAAGGAGCGCACCTGGCAAGCCATCTACGACTATGACTTTGCCGCCGCCGGCGTACCCGGGCTCAAGAGTCGGCTGCGTTACGTGCGCGGCGACCATATCGAGCTGGCGGCCTTCAATGCCAGCGAGCGCAAGGAGCGCGAGTTTCAGATGGAGTTGGGCTACGTGCTGCAGAGCGGCCCGCTGAAGAACCTCGGGCTGGTGGCGCGCAAGTCGATCTATCGCAATGACTTCCCGGCGGGCGCGGCGTTTCGCGATGAAAACCAGACCCGCTTCCTGGTGCTCTACACCTTGCCGATCTGGTAA
- a CDS encoding MarR family winged helix-turn-helix transcriptional regulator, with protein MAKPAPLADPREAPPANAEVQAPLDSALDELIGYAMRRAQLKLFQNLIGRLSAHDLRPAQFSALAIIDSNPGLMQADLARALAIEPPQVVPLLNKLESRALAVRVRCKPDKRSYGIFLSKTGETLLKELKQIAAQSDVDATSALSAEEREELLRLLKKVYQD; from the coding sequence ATGGCCAAGCCCGCTCCCCTCGCCGACCCGCGCGAGGCCCCACCCGCCAACGCCGAGGTTCAGGCGCCGCTGGATTCGGCGCTGGACGAACTGATTGGCTACGCCATGCGTCGCGCCCAGCTCAAGCTGTTCCAGAACCTGATCGGCCGGCTCTCGGCCCACGACCTGCGCCCCGCGCAGTTCTCGGCCCTGGCGATCATCGACAGCAACCCGGGGCTGATGCAGGCCGACCTGGCTCGCGCCCTCGCCATCGAGCCGCCGCAAGTGGTGCCCCTGCTCAATAAACTGGAAAGCCGCGCTCTGGCGGTGCGGGTGCGCTGCAAGCCGGACAAGCGCTCTTACGGGATCTTCCTGAGCAAGACCGGCGAAACCCTGCTCAAGGAGCTCAAGCAGATCGCCGCGCAAAGCGACGTCGACGCCACCTCGGCCTTGAGCGCCGAGGAACGCGAAGAGCTGCTGCGCCTGCTGAAGAAGGTGTACCAGGACTGA
- a CDS encoding p-hydroxycinnamoyl CoA hydratase/lyase produces MSNYEGRWTTVKVEIEEGIAWVTLNRPEKRNAMSPTLNREMIDVLETLEQDPAAGVLVLTGAGEAWTAGMDLKEYFREVDAGPEILQEKIRREASQWQWKLLRMYAKPTIAMVNGWCFGGGFSPLVACDLAICADEATFGLSEINWGIPPGNLVSKAMADTVGHRQSLYYIMTGKTFGGQKAAEMGLVNESVPLAQLREVTIELARNLLEKNPVVLRAAKHGFKRCRELTWEQNEDYLYAKLDQSRLLDTEGGREQGMKQFLDDKSIKPGLQAYKR; encoded by the coding sequence ATGAGCAACTACGAAGGTCGCTGGACAACGGTCAAGGTCGAAATCGAAGAGGGCATTGCCTGGGTCACCCTCAATCGCCCGGAAAAACGCAACGCCATGAGCCCGACCCTGAACCGGGAAATGATCGACGTGCTGGAAACCCTGGAGCAGGACCCGGCCGCCGGCGTGCTGGTGCTGACCGGCGCCGGCGAGGCCTGGACCGCCGGCATGGACCTCAAGGAATACTTCCGCGAGGTGGATGCCGGGCCGGAGATCCTTCAGGAAAAAATCCGCCGCGAAGCCTCCCAGTGGCAATGGAAACTGCTGCGCATGTACGCCAAGCCGACCATCGCCATGGTCAACGGCTGGTGCTTCGGCGGTGGCTTCAGCCCGCTGGTGGCGTGCGATCTGGCGATCTGCGCCGACGAGGCGACCTTCGGCCTCTCGGAAATCAACTGGGGCATCCCGCCGGGCAACCTGGTGAGCAAGGCCATGGCCGACACCGTGGGCCATCGCCAGTCGCTGTACTACATCATGACCGGCAAGACCTTTGGCGGGCAGAAAGCCGCCGAGATGGGCCTGGTCAATGAAAGCGTGCCCCTGGCGCAATTGCGTGAAGTCACCATCGAGCTGGCGCGCAACCTGCTGGAGAAAAACCCGGTGGTGCTGCGTGCCGCCAAGCATGGCTTCAAGCGTTGCCGCGAACTGACCTGGGAGCAGAACGAAGACTACCTGTACGCCAAGCTCGATCAGTCGCGCCTGTTGGACACCGAAGGCGGCCGCGAGCAGGGCATGAAGCAGTTCCTCGACGACAAGAGCATCAAGCCCGGCCTGCAGGCGTATAAACGCTGA
- a CDS encoding aldehyde dehydrogenase, protein MLDVPLLIGGQSRPAGDGRTFERRNPVTGAVVSRVAAATLDDADAAVAAAQAAFPAWAALAPNERRSRLLKAAEQLQARSDEFIAAAGETGAMANWYGFNVRLAANMLREAASMTTQINGEVIPSDVPGSFAMALRQPCGVVLGIAPWNAPVILATRAIAMPLACGNTVVLKASELSPAVHRLIGQVLQDAGLGDGVVNVISNAPADAAAIVERLIANPAVRRVNFTGSTQVGRIVGELAARHLKPALLELGGKAPLLVLDDADLDAAVAAAAFGAYFNQGQICMSTERLIVDAKVADAFVAKLAAKVATLRAGDPAAADSVLGSLVDASAGTRIRALIDDALEQGARLVVGGQLDGSILQPTLLDGVTDAMRLYREESFGPVAVLLRGSGDEELLRLANDSEFGLSAAIFSRDTGRALALAQRVESGICHINGPTVHDEAQMPFGGVKSSGYGSFGGKASIEHFTQLRWVTLQHGPRHYPI, encoded by the coding sequence ATGCTGGACGTGCCCCTGCTGATCGGTGGCCAGTCGCGCCCCGCCGGCGACGGTCGAACCTTCGAACGCCGCAACCCGGTGACCGGCGCTGTGGTATCGCGCGTGGCCGCCGCGACCCTGGACGATGCCGACGCCGCCGTGGCCGCGGCCCAGGCCGCATTCCCCGCCTGGGCGGCCCTGGCCCCCAACGAACGGCGCAGCCGTCTGCTCAAGGCCGCCGAGCAGTTGCAGGCCCGCAGCGACGAATTCATCGCCGCCGCCGGCGAGACCGGGGCCATGGCCAACTGGTACGGCTTCAATGTGCGCCTGGCGGCCAACATGCTGCGCGAAGCGGCGTCGATGACCACCCAGATCAACGGCGAAGTCATTCCCTCGGATGTTCCCGGCAGTTTCGCCATGGCCCTGCGCCAACCCTGCGGCGTGGTGCTGGGCATCGCCCCGTGGAACGCCCCGGTGATTCTCGCCACCCGGGCCATCGCCATGCCCCTGGCCTGCGGCAACACTGTGGTGCTCAAGGCCTCCGAGCTGAGCCCGGCGGTGCACCGGCTGATCGGCCAGGTGCTGCAGGATGCCGGCCTGGGCGATGGTGTGGTCAACGTCATCAGCAATGCCCCGGCCGATGCCGCGGCGATTGTCGAGCGCCTGATCGCCAACCCGGCGGTGCGCCGGGTCAACTTCACCGGTTCGACCCAGGTCGGGCGGATTGTCGGCGAGCTGGCGGCGCGCCACCTCAAGCCGGCCCTGCTGGAACTGGGCGGCAAGGCGCCGCTGCTGGTGCTGGACGATGCCGACCTGGACGCCGCCGTGGCGGCCGCGGCGTTTGGCGCCTACTTCAATCAGGGGCAGATCTGCATGTCCACCGAGCGCCTGATCGTCGATGCCAAGGTCGCCGATGCCTTTGTCGCCAAGCTGGCGGCCAAGGTCGCGACCTTGCGTGCCGGCGACCCGGCGGCTGCGGACTCGGTGCTCGGCTCGCTGGTGGATGCCAGCGCCGGGACACGCATCAGGGCGCTGATCGACGACGCCCTGGAGCAGGGCGCGCGGCTGGTGGTGGGCGGGCAACTGGACGGCAGCATCCTGCAGCCGACCCTGCTCGACGGCGTCACCGACGCCATGCGCCTGTACCGCGAGGAATCCTTCGGACCGGTGGCGGTGCTGCTGCGCGGCAGCGGCGATGAAGAGTTGCTGCGTCTGGCCAACGATTCCGAGTTCGGCCTGTCGGCGGCGATTTTCAGTCGCGACACCGGGCGCGCCCTGGCCCTGGCGCAACGGGTCGAGTCGGGTATCTGCCATATCAACGGGCCCACCGTGCACGACGAAGCGCAGATGCCGTTTGGCGGCGTCAAGTCCAGCGGCTACGGCAGTTTTGGCGGCAAGGCCTCGATCGAGCACTTCACCCAATTGCGCTGGGTCACCTTGCAGCACGGCCCGCGGCACTACCCGATCTGA